The DNA region GCAATTAAGCCCCGTTCAAAAAATTCCAGAAAACCCTTTATAATGCCCCGGGCATTGCCCCCAGAACTGGTTGGGATTACTACATATTGTGGTATGTCATAATTTAACTGTTCACATATTTCAAAGGCAATAGTCTTTGATCCTTCTACTCGGAAAGGTACATCTGAATTCATAAAATAGATACCTAATTCCTGACCAATCTTTAAGCTTTCATAGTAAATCTGACCATAATCACCCTTTACTCTGATTAAAATAGGTTCGTAAATCAAAATAGGATTTATCTTTTCTTCTGGCAGGTCAGCACTAACTAAAATAAGTGTCTTTATACCGGCACGAGCACCATAAGCAGCTACCGAAACAGCCATATTACCGCTGGATAGTGTACCAATACAATTATAGCCCAGACTGATAGCATGCTGTAAAGCGACATAGGTACCTCTATCCTTAAATGACCAGGTTGGATTAACAGTTTCATTTTTTAAATATAAATAATCCAAATCCAGTAGCTGAGAAAGTAGATTGGAATTAATTAAGGGAGTAAAACCTTCTTTCAAAGAAAGCTTACGGTTTATTTTGGAAAAGGAATAAAAGGGAGCATAATGAGTTAAAATATTTTCCGGAAGGGAGATCTTATCTTTATCAAAATTTTGTAGTGAGCTAACCTTAATCTCCAATGGCTCAAAACAATCATCACAGCGGGGGAATACTCTATCCAGAGGATATTCTTTTTGGCATCCGGTACAAACCAGGCACTCCTTATTCAATATACTCACCCATATCAATCTCAAACTCTGGTCTGGTCGGGGCGAGAGGATTTGAACCTCCGACCCCCTGAACCCCATTCAGGTGCGCTTGCCAAACTGCGCTACGCCCCGACTTAGCTTTTACACAAGTATATTATACAGGAGCTTACCTCTTCTATCAACCAAATAAAGGGAAATAAAATAAAATTTCTTATATTCTTATATATCTTTTTCCCTCAATTTCCCTAATTATATTCTTCAATTCCAGAGATAGTAAAACTTCACTTATCTTTCCATAGGGAAGAGCTGTTAATTCAGTTATTTCATCAATATGCAATGGTT from Atribacterota bacterium includes:
- the thrC gene encoding threonine synthase; translated protein: MNKECLVCTGCQKEYPLDRVFPRCDDCFEPLEIKVSSLQNFDKDKISLPENILTHYAPFYSFSKINRKLSLKEGFTPLINSNLLSQLLDLDYLYLKNETVNPTWSFKDRGTYVALQHAISLGYNCIGTLSSGNMAVSVAAYGARAGIKTLILVSADLPEEKINPILIYEPILIRVKGDYGQIYYESLKIGQELGIYFMNSDVPFRVEGSKTIAFEICEQLNYDIPQYVVIPTSSGGNARGIIKGFLEFFERGLIAELPKIICVQLEGCAPIYQAWINQQDKVAPVENPQAIDHAIANPFPPSGNELLRKLRKYNSIVTTVSDQEAMQGQRMLAKEGIFAQPAATVSVAAIWKMRKEGVISKESRCVALVTGAGLKYTGILEKHKFSVSTSRLEYLKKIIFSKLKD